In one window of Henckelia pumila isolate YLH828 chromosome 1, ASM3356847v2, whole genome shotgun sequence DNA:
- the LOC140884068 gene encoding protein NEOXANTHIN-DEFICIENT 1 isoform X1, giving the protein METKEAISQLEYGKPPWVFKGSALYQLHLVKAETARAFIPKEFKLVEAFGYTLGGFFLANYEDSPAGIFDELVVIAGIVWNPPTSCAWAARVLVNSDKACAHGRKDVGLPSQVANFTKKVTAVTGTKKGGFGNFLSKISMKDCPSTSKNCIDIQVKEMNNHTTINMCSINLSSSVVTKPQDDSKKWMGPAIKISLPSFSGRTEYNPHLLKYCCEIECRLRAVSAARVSGPGPCTFDKDKDTKEEYQRNLSIAVMLSKPLLAVEFNSLKMKVEAPTVVSQ; this is encoded by the exons ATGGAGACTAAAGAAGCAATCTCGCAGTTAGAATATGGAAAACCTCCATGGGTGTTCAAAGGCAG TGCTTTATACCAGCTCCATCTTGTCAAGGCAGAGACAGCTCGAGCTTTCATTCCAAAGGAGTTCAAATTAGTGGAGGCATTTGG TTATACGCTCGGTGGATTCTTTCTTGCTAATTATGAAGACAGCCCTGCTGGAATATTTGATGAG CTTGTGGTGATAGCAGGAATTGTTTGGAATCCACCTACATCTTGTGC ATGGGCTGCAAGGGTGCTAGTGAACAGTGACAAAGCATGTGCCCACGGACGAAAG GATGTCGGACTTCCCAGTCAAGTTGCCAATTTCACAAAG AAAGTTACAGCAGTTACTGGGACAAAGAAAGGTGGGTTTGGCAACTTTCTTAGCAAGATCAGCATGAAGGATTGTCCTAGTACTTCAAAGAATTGCATAGATATTCAAGTGAAAGAGATGAATAATCACACGACAATCAACATGTGCAGTATCAACCTTAGTTCTTCTG TAGTGACAAAACCTCAGGACGACTCAAAAAAGTGGATGGGCCCAGCAATCAAAATTTCCCTTCCAAGCTTTAG TGGGCGCACAGAATATAATCCGCACCTACTCAAGTATTGCTGCGAGATCGAATGCAG GTTAAGGGCTGTGTCGGCTGCAAGAGTTTCAGGACCAGGCCCTTGTACATTTGACAAGGACAAGGATACAAAGGAGGAATACCAAAGAAACCTCAGCATTGCTGTGATGCTGTCTAAGCCGTTATTAGCTGTGGAGTTCAACTCTCTgaaaatgaaggtggaagcacCCACTGTGGTTTCTCAATAG
- the LOC140884068 gene encoding protein NEOXANTHIN-DEFICIENT 1 isoform X2 gives METKEAISQLEYGKPPWVFKGSALYQLHLVKAETARAFIPKEFKLVEAFGYTLGGFFLANYEDSPAGIFDELVVIAGIVWNPPTSCAWAARVLVNSDKACAHGRKDVGLPSQVANFTKKVTAVTGTKKGGFGNFLSKISMKDCPSTSKNCIDIQVKEMNNHTTINMCSINLSSSVTKPQDDSKKWMGPAIKISLPSFSGRTEYNPHLLKYCCEIECRLRAVSAARVSGPGPCTFDKDKDTKEEYQRNLSIAVMLSKPLLAVEFNSLKMKVEAPTVVSQ, from the exons ATGGAGACTAAAGAAGCAATCTCGCAGTTAGAATATGGAAAACCTCCATGGGTGTTCAAAGGCAG TGCTTTATACCAGCTCCATCTTGTCAAGGCAGAGACAGCTCGAGCTTTCATTCCAAAGGAGTTCAAATTAGTGGAGGCATTTGG TTATACGCTCGGTGGATTCTTTCTTGCTAATTATGAAGACAGCCCTGCTGGAATATTTGATGAG CTTGTGGTGATAGCAGGAATTGTTTGGAATCCACCTACATCTTGTGC ATGGGCTGCAAGGGTGCTAGTGAACAGTGACAAAGCATGTGCCCACGGACGAAAG GATGTCGGACTTCCCAGTCAAGTTGCCAATTTCACAAAG AAAGTTACAGCAGTTACTGGGACAAAGAAAGGTGGGTTTGGCAACTTTCTTAGCAAGATCAGCATGAAGGATTGTCCTAGTACTTCAAAGAATTGCATAGATATTCAAGTGAAAGAGATGAATAATCACACGACAATCAACATGTGCAGTATCAACCTTAGTTCTTCTG TGACAAAACCTCAGGACGACTCAAAAAAGTGGATGGGCCCAGCAATCAAAATTTCCCTTCCAAGCTTTAG TGGGCGCACAGAATATAATCCGCACCTACTCAAGTATTGCTGCGAGATCGAATGCAG GTTAAGGGCTGTGTCGGCTGCAAGAGTTTCAGGACCAGGCCCTTGTACATTTGACAAGGACAAGGATACAAAGGAGGAATACCAAAGAAACCTCAGCATTGCTGTGATGCTGTCTAAGCCGTTATTAGCTGTGGAGTTCAACTCTCTgaaaatgaaggtggaagcacCCACTGTGGTTTCTCAATAG